The following proteins come from a genomic window of Gossypium raimondii isolate GPD5lz chromosome 5, ASM2569854v1, whole genome shotgun sequence:
- the LOC105771283 gene encoding transcription factor MYB102 encodes MGRSPCCDKNGLKKGPWTPEEDQKLIDYIQKHGYGNWRTLPKNAGLQRCGKSCRLRWTNYLRPDIKRGRFSFEEEETIIQLHSILGNKWSAIAARLPGRTDNEIKNYWNTHIRKRLLRMGIDPVTHSPRLDLLDLSSILSSSLYNQSQMNISRLLCVNSLVNPELLRLATSFMSSQRENQNHEFIVDHNVEDNPLCSSQVQDQYQQPLMQSNHNHLPTQVQEIPACSIPFSNEAELINMDQFPSNFSHLNDWQSNAMPSDLTEDYVPLPPNYDYYATDHHRHQTVKDPSSSETSNFQSNNSNQSFSFASVLSTPSSSPTQLNSNSTYVNNSGIEEEPDSYCSNILKFEIRDVLDVNDFM; translated from the exons ATGGGGAGATCACCTTGTTGTGATAAAAATGGGCTCAAAAAAGGGCCATGGACGCCGGAAGAAGACCAGAAGTTGATTGATTATATTCAAAAACATGGGTATGGAAATTGGAGGACGCTGCCGAAGAATGCCG gtCTTCAAAGATGTGGAAAGAGTTGCCGTCTTCGATGGACTAATTACTTGAGACCTGATATCAAGAGAGGAAGATTTTCTTTCGAAGAAGAAGAGACTATAATTCAGCTACACAGTATATTGGGCAATAA GTGGTCGGCTATTGCTGCTCGGTTGCCTGGAAGAACagacaatgaaataaaaaactattggAACACACACATTAGAAAGAGGCTTCTTCGCATGGGAATAGATCCGGTGACTCATAGTCCTCGGCTGGACCTACTCGACCTATCCTCCATTCTAAGCTCATCTCTTTACAACCAATCCCAAATGAACATTTCAAGGTTACTGTGTGTGAATTCCTTGGTTAACCCAGAGCTTTTAAGGCTGGCCACTTCTTTCATGTCATCTCAACGTGAAAACCAAAACCACGAGTTCATCGTTGATCACAATGTTGAAGACAACCCGCTTTGCAGCTCCCAAGTCCAGGACCAGTATCAACAACCATTAATGCAGTCCAACCATAATCATCTGCCAACGCAAGTCCAAGAAATCCCAGCTTGTAGTATTCCTTTTTCCAATGAAGCAGAGCTCATTAATATGGACCAATTCCCATCAAATTTCTCACACTTAAATGACTGGCAAAGCAATGCAATGCCTTCGGATTTGACGGAGGATTACGTGCCGCTACCGCCAAACTATGACTATTACGCCACTGATCATCATCGTCATCAAACCGTGAAGGATCCTTCATCGTCCGAAACCTCAAATTTCCAATCCAACAACAGCAACCAGAGTTTCAGCTTCGCGTCAGTTTTATCAACGCCTTCCTCAAGTCCAACTCAATTGAATTCCAACTCAACATACGTCAACAATAGCGGCATTGAAGAAGAACCAGATAGCTACTGCAGCaacattttaaagtttgaaatcAGAGATGTTTTGGATGTTAATGATTTCATGTAG
- the LOC105770984 gene encoding putative PAP-specific phosphatase, mitochondrial isoform X1 — translation MIPAMDLHLLRSSTGFSAIRFFPRYPSPSPLRSRLFIVRSNLPFPNEKAKYHRELEAAVEAVERACRLCVDVQRSLFSVEGRIIEKKDQTPVTVADFGVQALISLEISKSFPSIPLVAEEDSGFLRSNNLVDPVVSAVSDHMSFNKKSLSHDDVLEAIDRGGKNAFAMGTKPATYWILDPIDGTRGFVKGSQALYVVGLSLVVEGEIVLGVMGCPNWVVDATYKSTTHAQSYRNSSPGLGIIMVAHVGCGTWKKRLKNMLDRSTKISSDWTRCFVDGFCLVSDARFCIPESQTWESLPLSVLYKARIDDDNVGDKEICLLSAFCGSLCKYLMVASGRASVFILRARSEKLIKVWDHAVGMICVHEAGGKVTDWKGRELDLAADKVERRIIYPEGGILVTNGKIHNETLEMISSISSAV, via the exons ATGATTCCCGCCATGGATCTTCATCTCCTCCGCTCTTCTACCGGCTTCTCTGCCATCCGGTTCTTCCCTCGCTACCCTTCTCCTTCACCTCTTCGCAGTAGACTCTTCATAGTAAG gTCGAATCTTCCTTTTCCAAATGAGAAAGCCAAGTACCACAGAGAACTTGAAGCGGCGGTGGAGGCCGTGGAGAGAGCTTGTCGTCTTTGTGTCGAC gtGCAAAGGTCTCTGTTCTCTGTTGAAGGGCGGATTATCGAAAAGAAAGACCAAACTCCGGTCACAGTGGCAGATTTTGGAGTTCAGGCTCTTATTAGTTTAG AAATAAGTAAATCATTCCCTTCAATTCCATTGGTGGCGGAGGAGGACTCTGGTTTTCTCCGTTCAAACAATCTGGTGGATCCTGTAGTAAGTGCAGTATCTGATCATATGAGCTTCAACAAGAAATCATTGTCACATGATGATGTGCTGGAAGCAATTGACAGAGGGGGCAAGAATGCTTTTGCTATGGGAACAAAGCCAGCCACATATTGG ATACTGGATCCGATTGATGGCACCCGAGGGTTTGTAAAAGGGAGTCAGGCCTTATATGTG GTAGGTTTATCTCTAGTAGTTGAAGGAGAGATTGTGTTAGGTGTCATGGGCTGCCCTAATTGGGTTGTAGACGCTACTTACAAGTCTACCACTCATGCCCAAAGTTATAGGAACAGTTCACCTGGATTGGGTATAATTATGGTTGCTCATGTTGGCTGTGGAACTTGGAAAAAGAGGCTAAAGAATATGCTCGATAGGTCAACTAAAATTTCATCTGATTGGACCAGATGCTTTGTTGATGGTTTTTGTCTGGTATCCGATGCCCGCTTCTGTATTCCAGAGAGTCAAACATGGGAGTCCTTGCCATTATCAGTTTTATACAAAGCAAGAATTGATGATGACAATGTTGGGGATAAGGAAATTTGTCTTCTGTCCGCATTCTGTGGAAG TTTATGCAAGTATTTAATGGTGGCTTCAGGTCGGGCATCTGTTTTCATTCTTCGAGCAAGATCTGAAAAACTTATCAAG GTGTGGGATCATGCTGTTGGTATGATATGCGTACATGAAGCTGGAGGAAAG GTGACAGACTGGAAAGGAAGGGAACTTGATCTTGCTGCAGATAAAGTTGAACGGAGGATCATATACCCTGAAGGTGGGATTCTTGTGACTAATGGGAAAATCCATAATGAGACACTGGAGATGATATCTTCCATTTCATCAGCAGTTTGA
- the LOC105770984 gene encoding putative PAP-specific phosphatase, mitochondrial isoform X2: protein MIPAMDLHLLRSSTGFSAIRFFPRYPSPSPLRSRLFIVQRSLFSVEGRIIEKKDQTPVTVADFGVQALISLEISKSFPSIPLVAEEDSGFLRSNNLVDPVVSAVSDHMSFNKKSLSHDDVLEAIDRGGKNAFAMGTKPATYWILDPIDGTRGFVKGSQALYVVGLSLVVEGEIVLGVMGCPNWVVDATYKSTTHAQSYRNSSPGLGIIMVAHVGCGTWKKRLKNMLDRSTKISSDWTRCFVDGFCLVSDARFCIPESQTWESLPLSVLYKARIDDDNVGDKEICLLSAFCGSLCKYLMVASGRASVFILRARSEKLIKVWDHAVGMICVHEAGGKVTDWKGRELDLAADKVERRIIYPEGGILVTNGKIHNETLEMISSISSAV, encoded by the exons ATGATTCCCGCCATGGATCTTCATCTCCTCCGCTCTTCTACCGGCTTCTCTGCCATCCGGTTCTTCCCTCGCTACCCTTCTCCTTCACCTCTTCGCAGTAGACTCTTCATA gtGCAAAGGTCTCTGTTCTCTGTTGAAGGGCGGATTATCGAAAAGAAAGACCAAACTCCGGTCACAGTGGCAGATTTTGGAGTTCAGGCTCTTATTAGTTTAG AAATAAGTAAATCATTCCCTTCAATTCCATTGGTGGCGGAGGAGGACTCTGGTTTTCTCCGTTCAAACAATCTGGTGGATCCTGTAGTAAGTGCAGTATCTGATCATATGAGCTTCAACAAGAAATCATTGTCACATGATGATGTGCTGGAAGCAATTGACAGAGGGGGCAAGAATGCTTTTGCTATGGGAACAAAGCCAGCCACATATTGG ATACTGGATCCGATTGATGGCACCCGAGGGTTTGTAAAAGGGAGTCAGGCCTTATATGTG GTAGGTTTATCTCTAGTAGTTGAAGGAGAGATTGTGTTAGGTGTCATGGGCTGCCCTAATTGGGTTGTAGACGCTACTTACAAGTCTACCACTCATGCCCAAAGTTATAGGAACAGTTCACCTGGATTGGGTATAATTATGGTTGCTCATGTTGGCTGTGGAACTTGGAAAAAGAGGCTAAAGAATATGCTCGATAGGTCAACTAAAATTTCATCTGATTGGACCAGATGCTTTGTTGATGGTTTTTGTCTGGTATCCGATGCCCGCTTCTGTATTCCAGAGAGTCAAACATGGGAGTCCTTGCCATTATCAGTTTTATACAAAGCAAGAATTGATGATGACAATGTTGGGGATAAGGAAATTTGTCTTCTGTCCGCATTCTGTGGAAG TTTATGCAAGTATTTAATGGTGGCTTCAGGTCGGGCATCTGTTTTCATTCTTCGAGCAAGATCTGAAAAACTTATCAAG GTGTGGGATCATGCTGTTGGTATGATATGCGTACATGAAGCTGGAGGAAAG GTGACAGACTGGAAAGGAAGGGAACTTGATCTTGCTGCAGATAAAGTTGAACGGAGGATCATATACCCTGAAGGTGGGATTCTTGTGACTAATGGGAAAATCCATAATGAGACACTGGAGATGATATCTTCCATTTCATCAGCAGTTTGA